A genomic window from Chlorobium phaeobacteroides DSM 266 includes:
- a CDS encoding NAD(P)/FAD-dependent oxidoreductase encodes MKNSYTCLVVGAGPSGSSAAYTFAKNGIDVCVVDKAFFPRDKLCGGLLSKRTKKSVLDVFDLNWDDVYEYTSNGALFFYKGQQINMIENYGELYFCNRSTFDNTLLGLVKSKGADVVSGDKVEFIDAASKTCLLSSGQQINYRYLIAADGVNSLIARNVTSKKFDKSKYAFAVQVEIQRAGYSQNDIAKPEIYFGEVDWGYGWVFPKKNSYSVGVGGLYSKNSDVGKKFKEFCLARNRQPYSEPLKGHYIPFGNYARHVVAKDIILVGDAAGLVDPVTGEGIAHAVESGHYAAQAVISALSGNNISLVDEYEKYYSKITREMARARMLQYFLFSGYTQSLVMKALSRSKTMPYHYMDLLSGDIDYRDLFLIIRKKLKKIVFG; translated from the coding sequence ATGAAAAATTCATATACATGCCTGGTTGTTGGTGCGGGGCCATCCGGATCGTCGGCTGCATATACTTTTGCAAAAAATGGCATAGATGTCTGCGTTGTAGACAAGGCTTTTTTTCCAAGAGATAAACTCTGTGGAGGGTTGTTGAGCAAAAGGACCAAAAAGAGTGTTCTGGATGTGTTTGATCTCAATTGGGATGATGTTTATGAGTACACGTCAAACGGAGCTCTTTTTTTTTATAAGGGTCAACAGATAAACATGATTGAAAATTATGGGGAGTTATATTTTTGTAATCGCAGTACGTTTGACAATACTTTACTGGGTCTGGTGAAGTCAAAGGGGGCGGATGTTGTGTCAGGGGATAAAGTTGAGTTTATAGATGCAGCCTCTAAAACCTGTCTGCTGAGTTCAGGACAGCAGATAAATTATCGTTATCTGATCGCTGCGGACGGGGTAAATAGTCTCATAGCCCGGAATGTCACATCCAAAAAATTTGATAAAAGCAAGTATGCTTTTGCCGTGCAGGTCGAAATACAGAGGGCAGGTTACAGCCAAAACGACATAGCAAAGCCGGAGATTTATTTTGGCGAAGTTGACTGGGGTTATGGATGGGTATTTCCTAAAAAAAACAGCTATTCGGTTGGTGTTGGCGGGCTATACTCAAAAAACAGTGATGTTGGAAAAAAATTCAAAGAGTTCTGTTTGGCCCGAAATCGTCAGCCGTATTCAGAGCCGTTGAAAGGGCATTATATTCCGTTTGGCAACTATGCCCGGCATGTTGTAGCCAAAGATATTATTCTCGTAGGAGATGCAGCGGGATTAGTTGATCCGGTAACAGGGGAGGGGATTGCACATGCTGTTGAGAGCGGCCACTATGCGGCGCAGGCGGTCATTTCAGCACTTTCAGGCAATAATATCAGCCTTGTTGATGAGTATGAAAAATATTACTCGAAAATAACTCGCGAAATGGCTCGCGCAAGGATGCTGCAATATTTTTTGTTCTCCGGATACACGCAATCTTTGGTTATGAAGGCTCTTTCGAGATCAAAAACAATGCCATATCATTATATGGATTTGTTATCGGGCGATATCGATTACAGGGATCTTTTTTTGATCATACGAAAAAAACTGAAAAAAATTGTTTTCGGGTGA
- a CDS encoding biotin/lipoyl-containing protein, which yields MTNSVFVKPGMSPKEIINNVRHLDAIALTSTGMRDAGQSDYKNRLRIRDLSTLSSNYNEMGLFSSECHGGARWHVGIMNRRESPFEEIALLREKMPNVLLQTLVRETNLWGYRPYPKNIIEQVIAKVDIDVWRCFSFLNDVRNMRTVAEVVMKRGRLFQPAISFTQADWTTNGYFLKLVGEIVDLCGGTNEIILCIKDMAGVGSPLRIHSLFDAIKQAYPDLVLQYHRHATDGLALPAILAAAQAGASIIDVEEDSLTRFYGQAPLLSVASFLEESGMNVHLNTKEADEAVQKVRDWIRHYEWAESPFKGFDHGVIMHRMPGGAFPSSFEQAQKGGFLHLMPAILKMMSLYNQIVKYFDVTPGSQITWVTCSGIVNHYDKERGMAGVNHVIDLLTRFIEEKKQDFDAMPPEDQHELLHLFRGAPGDFKNLIVGSYGKLPMGWPSDWVYTSCFGDEGQEKISQRHEDSPLDALPDEDLKRLHQELSEKLDRTPSEEEFVLYLMHPKDALDFIKFREKYGDTPLVLPTDVWKCGLQKAGAKVEFEYRGVPYSIERVSIGAEHDGIIHAVMKVNNQIRVFKIETPRARKTEIRIAKGLTDIGAPINGTVWRIGNPERGPVRAGDIIHKGEEIANLEAMKMENAIFAPYNAQITEITVRLNQMVKQGQLLFVLEEIKEND from the coding sequence ATGACCAATTCTGTCTTCGTCAAACCGGGAATGAGCCCGAAAGAAATCATCAATAACGTTCGTCATTTAGATGCGATAGCCCTGACTTCGACCGGGATGAGAGACGCCGGACAGTCGGATTATAAAAACCGGCTGAGAATACGCGACCTCTCCACCCTTTCTTCGAACTACAATGAAATGGGGCTGTTCAGTTCGGAGTGCCATGGCGGAGCGCGCTGGCATGTCGGGATCATGAACCGTCGGGAAAGCCCGTTTGAAGAAATTGCGCTGCTCCGGGAAAAAATGCCGAACGTGCTTCTGCAAACGCTCGTCCGCGAAACCAACCTCTGGGGCTATCGTCCTTATCCTAAAAATATCATCGAACAGGTGATCGCCAAAGTCGATATCGATGTATGGCGCTGTTTCTCGTTCCTCAACGACGTGCGCAACATGCGAACGGTAGCCGAAGTCGTTATGAAGCGGGGGCGCCTTTTCCAGCCAGCCATATCCTTTACCCAGGCCGACTGGACAACGAACGGCTATTTTCTGAAACTCGTCGGGGAAATCGTCGATCTTTGCGGCGGCACAAATGAAATCATTCTTTGCATCAAGGATATGGCGGGCGTTGGAAGCCCCCTGCGCATTCATTCACTCTTTGATGCCATCAAACAGGCCTATCCCGATCTGGTTCTGCAATATCACCGACATGCCACCGACGGCCTTGCTCTTCCTGCCATACTTGCCGCCGCACAGGCAGGAGCAAGCATCATCGATGTCGAAGAAGACTCCCTTACCCGTTTTTACGGCCAGGCCCCTCTTCTGAGCGTAGCCTCCTTCCTCGAGGAATCGGGCATGAACGTCCATCTCAACACCAAAGAGGCGGATGAAGCCGTTCAGAAAGTGCGCGACTGGATTCGCCACTACGAATGGGCAGAATCGCCGTTCAAAGGCTTCGATCATGGCGTCATCATGCACCGTATGCCCGGCGGGGCCTTCCCAAGCTCCTTCGAACAGGCTCAAAAAGGTGGTTTCCTGCACCTGATGCCTGCGATTCTTAAAATGATGTCACTGTACAATCAGATCGTTAAATATTTTGACGTGACGCCCGGCTCACAGATCACATGGGTCACATGCAGCGGCATTGTGAACCATTACGACAAAGAGCGAGGCATGGCCGGCGTCAATCACGTCATCGATCTTCTGACACGATTTATCGAGGAGAAAAAACAGGATTTCGATGCCATGCCTCCTGAAGATCAGCATGAACTTCTTCATCTTTTCAGGGGCGCACCGGGAGATTTCAAAAATCTCATCGTCGGCAGTTACGGAAAACTGCCGATGGGATGGCCATCAGACTGGGTCTATACAAGCTGTTTCGGAGACGAGGGTCAGGAGAAAATCAGTCAGCGCCATGAAGACTCCCCGCTCGACGCCCTGCCGGACGAGGATTTAAAACGCCTGCACCAGGAGCTCTCGGAAAAGCTTGACCGCACTCCGAGCGAAGAGGAGTTCGTTCTGTATCTCATGCATCCTAAAGACGCCCTTGACTTCATCAAGTTCCGCGAAAAATACGGCGACACTCCGCTCGTTCTGCCAACCGATGTATGGAAATGTGGATTGCAGAAAGCTGGTGCGAAAGTTGAGTTTGAGTATCGGGGCGTTCCTTATTCCATCGAGCGAGTCTCGATCGGTGCGGAACATGACGGCATTATTCACGCCGTCATGAAGGTTAACAATCAGATCCGGGTATTCAAAATCGAAACACCTCGCGCACGGAAAACCGAAATCAGAATAGCCAAAGGCCTTACCGATATTGGCGCTCCGATCAACGGAACCGTCTGGCGCATCGGAAATCCGGAACGCGGTCCAGTCAGGGCCGGCGACATTATTCACAAGGGCGAAGAGATCGCAAATCTCGAAGCCATGAAAATGGAAAACGCAATCTTCGCACCTTATAACGCTCAGATTACCGAAATCACGGTAAGACTTAACCAGATGGTTAAACAGGGTCAGCTTCTTTTCGTTCTGGAAGAGATAAAGGAAAATGACTGA
- a CDS encoding 5'-nucleotidase, lipoprotein e(P4) family produces MGVWRHLRFLDNLLLLTSHALSYSILTSFLEGIVMKAIFRSICSGAFLLLLSGCASTANNNFNSLLWMQSSAEYKAGAIQTYSSALRQIDIALGDRKWTAAPEQVGDCSSLPPAIVMDIDETVLDNSRYMGKVVLEGGAWSSVTWAEWVALKEATAVPGAVEFINAMKDKNVRVVFISNRECSKRDNPGSGCSQEAATIENLAKVGVADVLPENMLLMGEADGWTSEKKSRREYVSKKYRIVMLFGDDLGDFLADVKSSITPQERDRLVEENKNNWGRKWFVLPNPTYGSWLNILRDPKSQYILKY; encoded by the coding sequence ATGGGCGTATGGCGTCACTTGAGATTTTTGGATAACTTGTTATTGCTGACGAGCCATGCGTTATCTTATTCTATCTTAACTTCATTCCTGGAGGGAATTGTCATGAAGGCTATTTTCAGATCGATTTGCTCGGGTGCGTTTTTGCTGCTGTTGTCAGGGTGCGCATCGACCGCCAATAATAATTTCAACAGCCTTCTTTGGATGCAGTCGTCGGCTGAATACAAAGCTGGCGCGATACAGACGTACAGTTCTGCTTTGAGGCAGATCGATATCGCACTTGGCGACCGCAAATGGACGGCAGCTCCAGAACAGGTCGGGGATTGTTCGTCATTACCTCCTGCCATTGTCATGGACATCGATGAAACGGTTCTTGATAACTCGAGGTATATGGGAAAGGTGGTTCTTGAAGGCGGTGCATGGAGCTCCGTAACATGGGCAGAGTGGGTCGCTCTGAAAGAGGCGACGGCGGTTCCCGGGGCTGTCGAGTTTATCAACGCAATGAAAGATAAAAATGTCAGGGTCGTCTTTATATCCAACAGGGAGTGCAGCAAACGTGACAATCCGGGTTCGGGATGTTCGCAGGAAGCAGCTACGATAGAGAATCTGGCAAAAGTGGGCGTGGCTGATGTTTTACCTGAAAACATGCTGTTGATGGGCGAAGCGGATGGGTGGACTTCAGAGAAGAAAAGCAGGAGGGAGTACGTCTCGAAAAAATATCGGATAGTAATGTTGTTCGGGGACGATCTGGGTGATTTTCTTGCGGATGTGAAATCCTCGATTACGCCTCAGGAGCGTGATCGTCTGGTCGAGGAAAATAAAAATAATTGGGGCAGGAAATGGTTTGTTTTACCAAATCCAACCTATGGGTCGTGGTTAAATATTCTGCGTGATCCGAAGTCCCAATATATCCTGAAGTACTGA
- a CDS encoding acetyl-CoA carboxylase biotin carboxylase subunit — MDKKIKKVLVANRSVPAVRVIQTCKDRKIPTTAVYSTPDRLAAHVFMATDAVHIGEAPPVESYLNMEKIIAAARKSGANAIHPGWGFLSENAKFAQMVQDSDLIWIGPSPEVIHKMGDKIESKKIAKEAKVPTIPGINSPKTAEEIRTWMQEEDVALPIIIKASSGGGGKGMVRVTHDSELENALAQARSEAKKSFGNDEILVEKFIEKGRHIEVQIIADQHGNVIHLFERECTLQRRNQKIIEEAPSPSIDDDIRQSICETAVQLMRTIGYSSAGTVEFLLDAATGKFYFLEVNTRLQVEHGITELITGVDIVSLMLDIAQGDPLGFLQEDIRPNRWALEVRLNAEDPATFSPSFGNISRLHLNLYPGTRVSQGVYEGSEIPPYYDSLIMLLMTSGPDRETAIMKMESILCRNLRVEGVKTLAPMLLSIIRHHNFIRGDFSTRFIEEHMDELVSMFPEGDSEEDVLKIAKYIAEISALGTPNWI, encoded by the coding sequence ATGGATAAAAAAATCAAAAAAGTTCTTGTAGCCAATCGGAGCGTTCCGGCCGTACGGGTTATTCAAACATGCAAAGACAGAAAAATCCCCACAACGGCAGTCTACAGTACTCCGGACCGTCTTGCCGCTCACGTGTTCATGGCAACTGACGCGGTTCATATCGGCGAAGCGCCGCCTGTCGAATCGTACCTGAACATGGAAAAGATTATCGCGGCAGCCCGCAAGAGCGGCGCCAATGCCATACATCCGGGCTGGGGCTTTCTTTCCGAAAATGCGAAATTCGCCCAAATGGTGCAGGATTCCGACCTGATCTGGATCGGCCCAAGCCCCGAAGTCATCCATAAAATGGGCGACAAAATCGAGTCGAAAAAGATCGCCAAAGAAGCCAAAGTCCCCACCATCCCGGGCATCAACTCCCCGAAAACCGCCGAGGAAATCCGCACGTGGATGCAGGAGGAGGACGTTGCTCTTCCGATTATCATCAAAGCCTCCTCGGGCGGCGGCGGCAAAGGAATGGTCAGGGTCACTCACGATTCGGAGCTTGAGAACGCCCTGGCACAGGCTCGATCGGAAGCGAAAAAATCATTCGGCAACGACGAAATTCTCGTTGAAAAGTTTATCGAAAAAGGTCGACACATCGAAGTGCAGATCATCGCCGACCAGCATGGCAATGTGATTCATCTCTTCGAGCGCGAATGCACGCTCCAGCGCCGCAACCAGAAAATCATCGAAGAAGCCCCGTCGCCCAGCATTGACGACGACATCCGTCAATCCATTTGCGAGACAGCCGTCCAGCTCATGCGCACAATCGGCTACTCGTCTGCTGGCACAGTTGAATTTCTGCTTGATGCCGCGACCGGCAAATTCTACTTCCTCGAAGTAAACACCCGCCTTCAGGTAGAGCATGGCATTACCGAGCTGATAACCGGCGTGGATATCGTCAGCCTGATGCTCGACATAGCACAAGGAGACCCTCTCGGCTTCCTGCAGGAAGACATCCGCCCGAACCGCTGGGCGCTGGAAGTCCGACTAAACGCGGAAGATCCGGCAACATTCAGCCCTTCATTCGGCAACATCAGCCGCCTGCACCTGAACCTCTATCCCGGTACCAGGGTATCGCAAGGCGTCTATGAAGGCTCTGAAATCCCGCCCTATTACGACTCGCTGATCATGCTCCTGATGACATCCGGACCGGACAGGGAAACCGCCATTATGAAAATGGAAAGCATTCTCTGCCGCAACCTCAGGGTTGAAGGCGTTAAAACCCTTGCGCCGATGCTTTTGAGCATCATCCGGCACCACAATTTCATCAGGGGCGATTTCTCGACGCGCTTTATCGAAGAGCATATGGACGAACTCGTCTCCATGTTCCCGGAGGGCGACAGCGAAGAAGATGTGCTGAAAATCGCCAAATATATAGCTGAAATTTCTGCTCTTGGAACACCGAACTGGATTTAA
- a CDS encoding transcriptional regulator — protein sequence MSEDTERGPYPASEYSFQKKEKDISRAEEKKMQNPNHELTDAARKKFSKFRELSSKHGEKQACETLLERFFELQKQRMVPLLAKPTLAKEFRLAPPLSFNAIGMKMDVVDISSENEDTALEIRKILPTPYRKYRKYGFETPFHVLCEMDIEASRRAFPRK from the coding sequence ATGTCCGAAGATACAGAAAGAGGGCCGTATCCTGCTTCAGAATACTCTTTTCAAAAAAAAGAAAAAGACATTTCGAGAGCAGAAGAGAAGAAAATGCAGAACCCGAACCACGAATTGACCGACGCTGCCAGAAAAAAGTTCTCAAAATTCAGAGAACTCAGCAGTAAACATGGAGAAAAACAGGCATGCGAAACCCTGCTCGAAAGATTCTTTGAGCTGCAAAAGCAGCGTATGGTACCGTTATTGGCAAAGCCGACCCTGGCGAAAGAATTCAGGCTTGCCCCCCCCTTATCGTTCAATGCTATCGGCATGAAAATGGATGTCGTTGACATTTCGAGCGAAAACGAAGACACAGCACTCGAGATCCGGAAAATATTGCCCACACCTTACCGGAAATACAGGAAGTACGGATTCGAGACGCCCTTCCATGTGCTCTGCGAAATGGATATCGAGGCTTCCCGAAGAGCCTTCCCCCGGAAATGA
- a CDS encoding pyridoxamine 5'-phosphate oxidase family protein — protein sequence MSEHEKPDVPEIFTKKASRQLAPRELEERILKFLASRRLCVLSTCRDNVPRSTPILFCSKGFTLFMAGEPGLKLGNINLNPNVSVGIFDPKSEFSNDLNDITGLQISGRARLIGKSDPGFEDAFNLFLRPQAWSEHWFGKMIEVIPDKIELLSMALKLEDYAARQIWTRSVL from the coding sequence ATGAGTGAACATGAAAAGCCCGATGTCCCGGAAATCTTTACGAAAAAGGCATCCAGGCAGCTTGCTCCACGGGAGCTGGAAGAGCGTATCCTGAAGTTTCTCGCATCACGTCGGCTTTGTGTGCTTTCGACCTGTCGGGATAACGTGCCGAGATCGACGCCCATTCTTTTCTGCTCGAAAGGGTTCACTCTTTTCATGGCTGGAGAACCCGGCCTCAAGCTTGGAAATATCAATCTGAACCCTAACGTGAGCGTGGGCATTTTTGACCCGAAATCCGAATTTTCAAATGACTTGAATGATATTACCGGTTTGCAGATAAGTGGTCGTGCGAGGCTCATCGGTAAGTCGGATCCCGGCTTCGAGGATGCGTTCAACCTTTTTTTACGTCCTCAAGCTTGGTCAGAACACTGGTTTGGCAAGATGATCGAGGTGATACCCGACAAGATTGAGCTGCTCTCCATGGCGCTCAAACTTGAAGATTATGCCGCACGGCAGATCTGGACTCGGTCAGTTCTCTAA